Proteins from a genomic interval of Collinsella sp. zg1085:
- the glmU gene encoding bifunctional UDP-N-acetylglucosamine diphosphorylase/glucosamine-1-phosphate N-acetyltransferase GlmU, with translation MDATAIILAAGEGTRMKSKHAKVSHSILGKPMILWVVDAARAAGCTRIIVVVGSHANEVRELLNTHYQEQTPCVETVEQTERLGTGHAVKIALEACDIQSGSVVVLNGDLPLIQPDTISRFIDSVASDNYAGTVLTMTPPQPFGYGRVQMDTTGSIVRIIEQKDCTPEQDANLLECNAGCYAFNGEQLAKHIGSIRAENAQHEYYLPDMVEILKAAGERVGILHCSDYRDGLGVNSRAQLAEITALARERINAQLMDNGVSFIDPLQAWISPDAQIGCDTVIWPQTHVLGHTIIDENCQIGPNTRIIDSIIGKDCIVDETVALEVQLEDQVTCGPRAYLRAGTHMLAGSKAGTHVEIKKSTIGEGSKVPHLSYIGDTTMGANVNIGAGSITCNYDGARKHPTHIGDRVFVGSDTMMVAPVSIGNDAIIGASSCITRDVPDGALALERSNQRIIEGYGAAKKRRTQ, from the coding sequence ATGGACGCCACCGCTATTATTCTCGCTGCTGGCGAGGGTACCCGCATGAAGTCCAAGCATGCTAAGGTCTCCCATTCTATTCTGGGAAAGCCGATGATTTTATGGGTGGTTGACGCTGCACGCGCTGCAGGTTGTACCCGCATTATCGTTGTTGTTGGAAGTCATGCTAACGAAGTACGTGAACTGCTTAACACTCACTACCAAGAACAAACCCCCTGCGTTGAAACTGTTGAGCAGACCGAACGTCTAGGTACCGGTCATGCAGTAAAAATTGCCTTAGAAGCATGTGATATTCAGTCTGGCTCTGTTGTCGTACTAAACGGTGATTTGCCACTCATTCAGCCAGATACTATTTCGCGCTTTATTGATTCGGTGGCGAGCGACAACTATGCAGGCACCGTGCTTACCATGACACCACCTCAGCCCTTTGGCTATGGGCGCGTACAAATGGATACAACCGGCTCAATCGTGCGTATTATTGAGCAGAAGGATTGCACGCCAGAGCAAGACGCCAATCTGTTAGAATGCAACGCCGGCTGCTACGCTTTTAATGGCGAACAGCTTGCAAAACACATTGGCTCAATTCGTGCCGAAAACGCACAGCACGAGTACTATCTGCCTGACATGGTAGAGATTCTTAAAGCAGCAGGCGAACGGGTTGGTATCCTTCACTGCAGCGATTATCGAGACGGCTTGGGTGTAAATTCCCGCGCGCAACTTGCCGAAATTACTGCACTTGCCCGTGAGCGCATCAATGCACAGCTTATGGACAACGGCGTGAGTTTTATCGACCCCTTACAAGCCTGGATTTCACCTGACGCGCAGATTGGTTGCGACACCGTCATTTGGCCACAAACGCATGTTCTTGGACATACCATCATTGACGAAAACTGCCAGATTGGACCCAATACGCGCATCATAGATAGCATTATTGGCAAAGACTGCATTGTGGACGAAACCGTTGCACTAGAAGTGCAGCTTGAAGACCAAGTAACCTGCGGTCCACGTGCATATTTGCGCGCTGGTACACATATGTTAGCTGGCTCAAAAGCGGGCACGCACGTTGAAATTAAAAAATCTACCATTGGTGAGGGGTCAAAAGTCCCCCACCTCTCCTACATTGGTGATACCACCATGGGCGCAAACGTTAATATTGGTGCAGGTTCTATTACCTGCAACTACGATGGAGCGCGCAAGCATCCAACCCACATTGGCGACCGCGTATTTGTGGGCTCAGACACCATGATGGTTGCACCAGTTTCTATTGGCAACGACGCAATTATTGGTGCGTCAAGCTGTATTACTAGGGATGTTCCTGATGGAGCGCTTGCACTTGAGCGCTCTAATCAGCGCATTATCGAGGGCTACGGTGCGGCAAAGAAACGTCGTACGCAATAG
- a CDS encoding energy-coupling factor transporter transmembrane component T, with translation MKYKVWDSMHPAPLALYITITIAVVMSAMHPVLIGISCCASGAYLCISTGLLGVLKQLRWQMPLVLLIALVNPLFSASGSTEVFRLGTRAIYLESLVYGACMGGLLVASVGWFAVAAQMLDFDHVLTLLSNRMPTLALMLAQLMRLIPRYLRQGQTIMSTQAVVRAGRGANIGRGANIKRGTSNAFQDGLRATHVLMGWALEDSLETADAMRARGWDAGSRRSFYTRFSLTSREYMQIAFVLLGGIAYVAVAAVVSSSVHFYPRLSINHWWLGYVFYALWMLAPTIYLTIETRRFS, from the coding sequence ATGAAATACAAGGTATGGGATAGTATGCACCCAGCACCGCTTGCTCTTTACATAACAATAACCATTGCCGTGGTTATGAGCGCAATGCATCCGGTGCTCATTGGGATTTCATGCTGCGCGTCTGGCGCGTATTTGTGTATTAGTACGGGTTTGTTGGGCGTGCTTAAACAATTGCGTTGGCAGATGCCGCTTGTACTGCTTATTGCACTGGTTAATCCCCTTTTTTCTGCCTCAGGTTCAACCGAGGTATTTAGACTGGGCACCCGTGCGATATATCTTGAAAGTTTGGTGTATGGCGCCTGCATGGGAGGGCTGCTTGTGGCGAGTGTGGGCTGGTTTGCCGTGGCGGCACAGATGCTCGACTTTGACCACGTGCTTACACTTTTGAGCAACCGTATGCCTACCCTTGCTCTTATGTTGGCGCAGCTTATGCGTCTCATACCTCGCTATCTGCGACAAGGACAGACCATTATGTCTACTCAGGCGGTGGTGCGAGCAGGGCGTGGCGCTAACATAGGGCGTGGCGCTAACATAAAACGTGGCACGAGTAACGCCTTTCAGGATGGACTGCGCGCTACACATGTTCTTATGGGTTGGGCGCTTGAAGACTCACTTGAAACAGCCGATGCTATGCGCGCACGCGGCTGGGATGCGGGGTCGCGCCGAAGTTTTTACACGAGGTTTTCTCTGACTAGCCGCGAGTATATGCAGATAGCCTTTGTGTTGTTGGGCGGTATAGCTTATGTGGCAGTAGCGGCTGTAGTTTCTTCTAGCGTGCATTTCTATCCACGGCTTAGCATCAATCATTGGTGGCTGGGATATGTGTTCTATGCCCTCTGGATGCTGGCTCCGACGATATATCTAACAATTGAAACGAGGCGTTTTTCATGA